The following are encoded together in the Lathyrus oleraceus cultivar Zhongwan6 chromosome 3, CAAS_Psat_ZW6_1.0, whole genome shotgun sequence genome:
- the LOC127132242 gene encoding uncharacterized protein LOC127132242, producing the protein MGCVLGQHDESGRKEHAIYYLSKKFTDCETRYSLLKKTCCALAWVARRLRQYMLVHTTLLVSKMDPIKYIFEKPALTGRVARWKMILTEYDIQYTSQKAIKGSVLSDYLAQQPIEDYQPMKFEFPDEDIMFLKSKDCEEPIPEEGPDPESEWILMFDGAVNVNGSGVGVVLVMPKGSHIPFAAWLTFECTNNVAEYEACILGVEEAIDLRIKNLVIYGDSALVVNQVNGKWYTHQSHLIPYRDYTRRLLTFFTKVEIHHVPREENPLADALATLAALIKVQWWNQFPIVEVGRLDRPAYVFAVEAVHDDEKPWYYDIKLYLETQEYPKGASKKDRKTLGRLAMAFYLNKDGVLYKRKFDWVLLRCVDNKEASQLMKEVHEGSFGTHASGNAMVKKLLRAGYYWMTMEAQCFNFVRKCHKCQIYADKVHVPPNPLSLMSSPWPFAMWGIDMIGKIEPTASNGHRFILVAIDYFTKWVEAASYANVTKQVVARFLKRDIICRYGVPERIITDNGSNLNNKMMAELCQEFKIEHHNSSPYRPKMNGVVEAANKNIKKIVQKMVVTYKDWHEMLSFALHGYRTSVRTSTGATPFSLVYGMEAVLPVEVQIPSLRVLMDVKLEEAEWVRTRYEELSLIEEKRLAAICHGQLYQQRMKCAFD; encoded by the coding sequence atggggtgtgtactgggacagcatgacgagtctggtcgaaaagagcatgcaatttactaccttagcaaaaagtttaccgattgtgaaacaagatattcactgctcaagaaaacttgttgtgctttggcatgggttgctcgccgactgagacagtatatgctggttcataccactttattggtttccaagatggatccgatcaagtatatatttgagaagccagcattgaccggacgggttgcgagatggaaaatgattttgactgaatatgatatccagtacacttctcaaaaggcaatcaaggggagtgtattgtctgattacctcgcccagcaacccattgaggattatcaaccgatgaaatttgagttccctgatgaggacatcatgtttctcaaatcgaaagattgtgaggaaccgatcccggaggaggggcctgaccctgagtccgaatggattttgatgtttgatggggccgttaacgtgaatggtagcggagttggtgttgttttggttatGCCGAAGGGgtcccacattccttttgctgcctggctaacatttgaatgcaccaataatgtggctgaatacgaagcttgtatcttgggtgtcgaagaggcgattgatttgcggatcaaaaaccttgttatttatggagattcagctttggttgtgaaccaggttaacgggaagtggtatacgcatcaatctcacttaattccataccgggattatacgaggagattgttgacgttcttcaccaaggtggaaatacaccatgtgccgagagaggaaaatcctttagcagatgctttggctacgctggccgctttgattaaagtgcagtggtggaatcaattccccattgttgaggtgggacgactggatagaccggcttatgtgtttgctgttgaagcAGTGCatgatgatgaaaagccgtggtattatgacatcaaactctatctggagacccaagagtatcccaAGGGAGCgtctaaaaaggaccgaaagactctggggaggttggccatggcgttctatctgaacaaagatggggttttgtacaagaggaaatttgattgggttttgcttagatgtgtcgataacaaagaagcaagccaattgatgaaagaagtgcacgaggggtcgtttggtacccacgccagcgggaatgcgatggtgaaaaagttgctaagggctgggtattactggatgacaatggaggcccagtgtttcaacttcgtgcggaaatgtcataaatgccagatttatgctgacaaggtgcacgtacctccaaacccgttgagtttgatgtcatctccatggccgtttgctatgtggggcattgatatgatcggaaagatcgagcctacggcttcgaatgggcaccggttcatattagtggctattgattacttcaccaaatgggtggaagcggcgtcttatgcaaacgtgacgaaacaggttgTTGCTAGGTTCttgaaaagagacatcatttgcagatatggggttcccgaaagaatcatcactgataatggttctaatctcaacaacaagatgatggcagaactgtgccaggagttcaaaatcgagcatcacaattcttctccttatcgtccgaagatgaatggggtggtcgaggcggctaataagaatattaagaagattgtgcagaaaatggtcgtgacctataaggattggcacgaaatgttgtcgtttgcattgcatgggtatcgaacctcggtgcgtacatctactggggcaacgcctttctcgcttgtgtatgggatggaagcggtgttgccagttgaggtccagattccgtcactgagagtcttgatggatgtgaaattggaagaggctgagtgggtaaggactcggtatgaagagttgagcctgattgaggaaaagaggttggcggccatttgtcatgggcagttgtatcagcaacgAATGAAGTGTGCTTTTGACTGA